The Hoplias malabaricus isolate fHopMal1 chromosome 9, fHopMal1.hap1, whole genome shotgun sequence genome contains a region encoding:
- the LOC136706972 gene encoding cystatin-like protein gives MMKIGLKLLLLSAVTLLVSAQWENYQDLPDSYKTHIDKALKEANERFGGLCHVAYEQILPTKFRGSDYFVNVRLMVTTCTKDENKGYGHREECVTKKSKRPMFDCVVCNMVDGGELVDCARLMDLKNRNQIRSMCSVFYPPRDSLALGQ, from the exons ATGATGAAGATTGGActgaagctgctgctgctgtctgcTGTGACTCTGCTGGTTTCTGCTCAATGGGAGAACTATCAGGACCTGCCTGattcatacaaaacacacattgacaaGGCTCTGAAGGAGGCCAATGAGAGATTTGGTGGTCTTTGTCATGTTGCCTATGAACAGATCTTGCCAACAAAA TTTAGAGGCAGTGACTACTTTGTAAATGTGCGTCTGATGGTCACTACGTGCACAAAGGATGAGAATAAAGGATACGGACATCGAGAGGAATGCGTAACAAAGAAATCTAAAAGG CCCATGTTTGACTGTGTGGTGTGCAATATGGTTGATGGTGGTGAACTAGTCGACTGTGCCAGACTAATGGACCTCAAAAAC AGAAATCAAATTCGGAGCATGTGTTCAGTGTTTTACCCTCCTAGAGATTCTTTGGCTTTAGGACAATGA